The following proteins come from a genomic window of Leptospira dzoumogneensis:
- the dcd gene encoding dCTP deaminase produces MILTGKEIKKRLEKDIIIDPYSDNRLNPNSYNLRLHNELVRYTESPLDMKKPNPSENLIIPDSGLLLQPGVLYLGRTLEYTETHNLVPMLEGRSSIGRLGMYVHVTAGFGDVGFKGFWTLEISVIQPLVIYPNVEICQIFYHTVEGEITEYKSGKYQGNKGIQTSMLYKDFENGKY; encoded by the coding sequence ATGATTCTAACGGGTAAGGAAATTAAAAAAAGATTAGAGAAGGACATCATCATAGATCCTTACTCCGACAATAGATTAAATCCGAACTCTTATAATCTAAGGCTTCATAACGAATTGGTTCGTTATACGGAAAGCCCGTTGGATATGAAAAAACCCAATCCTTCCGAAAATCTGATCATACCGGATTCAGGACTACTCTTACAGCCTGGAGTTCTTTATCTGGGCAGAACTTTAGAGTATACCGAAACACATAACCTTGTCCCGATGTTAGAAGGTCGTTCTTCTATAGGTAGATTGGGAATGTACGTGCATGTGACTGCAGGATTCGGGGACGTAGGATTCAAAGGATTCTGGACTCTTGAGATCTCAGTCATCCAGCCCCTAGTCATTTATCCGAATGTGGAAATTTGCCAGATCTTCTACCATACTGTCGAAGGTGAGATTACAGAATACAAATCAGGCAAATACCAAGGCAATAAAGGGATCCAAACCTCTATGCTTTACAAAGATTTCGAGAACGGAAAATATTAA
- a CDS encoding class I SAM-dependent methyltransferase yields MNQTCYLCGSQKNKTLFVENGIPIVRCLNCSHAFSTYEQDEHYEGYWDDETGYDLDWWDVAHRDIYKDFIGKFLSAPKGRILDVGCGLGFFVKTIGTSRPGWEAVGYEISEKAVKFAREKNGLKQVFPGIVQDSGLPKESFDIITLWDVIEHIPKPHSLIQYLFGLLKPGGFLFVQTPNFPVQLFKAKLKVALKGMQEGGHYLEAKDHINDYTEKTLGLLAEQCGFSSVEFSILKPIASVSGVSGPKAKLGIFLKKTFYYGTLMLWYLTFKQVNLNLTLFALLKKK; encoded by the coding sequence TTGAACCAGACCTGTTATCTTTGCGGAAGCCAGAAAAACAAAACCTTATTCGTCGAAAACGGAATCCCAATCGTGCGTTGTTTGAATTGCAGTCACGCATTCTCCACTTACGAACAAGACGAACATTACGAAGGATACTGGGACGACGAAACCGGTTATGATTTAGACTGGTGGGATGTGGCTCATAGAGACATCTATAAAGACTTCATAGGCAAATTTCTTTCGGCTCCTAAGGGAAGAATTTTAGACGTGGGCTGCGGACTTGGCTTCTTCGTAAAAACGATCGGAACTTCAAGACCAGGCTGGGAAGCGGTTGGTTACGAGATCTCCGAAAAAGCGGTCAAATTCGCGAGAGAAAAGAACGGACTCAAACAAGTATTTCCCGGGATCGTTCAGGACAGCGGACTTCCAAAAGAAAGTTTTGATATCATCACTCTTTGGGACGTGATTGAACATATCCCTAAACCGCATAGCCTCATCCAATATCTGTTCGGGCTTTTGAAACCGGGTGGATTCTTATTCGTCCAAACTCCCAATTTCCCGGTCCAGCTATTCAAAGCAAAATTGAAAGTTGCCTTAAAAGGTATGCAAGAAGGCGGACATTACCTAGAAGCAAAAGATCATATCAACGATTATACGGAAAAGACCTTGGGACTTCTGGCAGAACAATGCGGATTCTCCTCTGTAGAATTTTCCATCTTAAAACCGATCGCTTCCGTGTCCGGGGTTTCCGGCCCTAAAGCAAAATTAGGGATCTTCTTGAAGAAGACATTCTATTACGGAACCCTAATGCTTTGGTATCTAACATTCAAACAAGTGAATCTAAATCTGACCTTGTTTGCTTTGCTAAAGAAAAAGTAA
- a CDS encoding NAD(P)-binding protein, with amino-acid sequence MSEDRFSRKVFLSALTFCAALLGIGSYFRFRKRKIQGSILGPDRETGHRLRQVRTDFSPTSTIQTKVLIAGGGISGLSSGYYLSQFGISDYLILDLEKDAGGNSRYSETNSLKYPWGAHYLPQPGPESVLVRKFLEENGLVQGKDSNGNPIYPEKYLCFDPEERLFYQGRWQAGLVPRRNGEPDSQELLFRKILNSWQNKIGRDGQKAFCIPIDRSSRDPEILKLDRITFADYLRSLGIQSPEILWYADYCTRDDYGGNSDNISAWAGLHYFCSRLREDEDSPPVLTWPEGNGFLLELLQKPSKDKIRTSTLVERIRKNSQTWEINAYDVKEKKDILIQAEQVIYSLPSFTRKYILGEKEAFLQKLEYSPWLVANLFVDELPQGKGHPPAWENVIYKSKSLGYVVSTHQDLRALRPQSVLTYYLAFGEKDTLAARRSILPKTWDSWKEEILSDLKRPHPNIESLVSRIDIMTHAHAMIRPVPGFLWGGEREKLAKSELGIHFAHCDLSGISIFEEALYRGFEASKKVQAFAKRY; translated from the coding sequence ATGTCCGAAGATCGTTTTTCCAGAAAAGTATTCCTTTCCGCTTTAACATTTTGCGCGGCCCTGTTAGGGATCGGCTCTTATTTCAGATTTAGAAAAAGAAAGATCCAAGGAAGTATCTTAGGTCCGGACAGAGAAACAGGTCATAGACTTAGACAAGTCAGAACGGATTTTTCTCCCACAAGTACCATCCAAACAAAGGTGCTCATCGCAGGAGGAGGGATCTCAGGACTTTCTTCCGGATACTACCTATCCCAATTCGGGATCTCGGATTATTTGATCCTGGATCTGGAGAAGGATGCGGGAGGCAATTCCAGATATTCCGAAACAAACTCCTTAAAATATCCTTGGGGTGCACATTATCTTCCACAGCCGGGACCTGAGTCAGTATTGGTTCGTAAATTTTTAGAAGAGAACGGACTGGTCCAAGGCAAAGACTCGAATGGAAATCCGATCTATCCTGAAAAATATCTCTGCTTCGATCCGGAAGAAAGACTTTTTTACCAAGGAAGATGGCAAGCAGGTTTAGTTCCTAGAAGAAACGGGGAACCTGACTCACAAGAATTATTATTTCGTAAAATACTAAACTCTTGGCAGAACAAGATCGGAAGAGACGGACAAAAGGCATTTTGTATTCCGATAGATCGTTCTTCCAGAGATCCTGAAATTTTAAAATTAGATCGTATCACTTTCGCTGATTATTTAAGATCATTAGGAATACAATCACCTGAGATCTTATGGTATGCAGACTATTGCACTCGAGACGACTATGGTGGGAATTCCGACAATATTTCCGCCTGGGCAGGACTTCATTATTTCTGTTCACGTTTGAGAGAAGATGAGGATTCCCCTCCAGTTCTAACCTGGCCGGAAGGAAACGGATTCCTGTTGGAGCTCCTACAAAAGCCTTCTAAGGATAAGATCAGAACTTCTACACTTGTAGAAAGAATTCGTAAAAACTCCCAAACCTGGGAAATTAACGCCTACGATGTAAAAGAAAAGAAAGATATTCTGATCCAAGCGGAGCAAGTCATCTACTCCCTACCTTCTTTCACCAGAAAATATATCTTGGGAGAGAAGGAAGCCTTCTTACAAAAATTAGAATATTCTCCTTGGTTGGTTGCAAATCTATTCGTAGACGAACTTCCCCAAGGAAAAGGCCATCCGCCAGCTTGGGAGAATGTAATTTATAAGAGTAAATCTCTCGGCTATGTCGTTTCTACCCACCAAGACTTAAGAGCGCTCAGACCTCAATCTGTTCTCACCTATTATCTTGCCTTCGGAGAAAAAGATACTCTTGCAGCAAGAAGGTCTATTCTTCCTAAAACCTGGGATAGCTGGAAAGAAGAGATACTTTCCGATCTAAAAAGACCCCATCCGAATATAGAAAGTTTAGTTTCTCGTATCGATATCATGACTCATGCACATGCAATGATACGTCCTGTTCCTGGATTTCTTTGGGGAGGAGAAAGGGAGAAGCTGGCAAAATCCGAATTAGGAATTCATTTCGCTCATTGCGACCTAAGCGGGATCTCTATTTTTGAAGAAGCATTGTATAGAGGATTCGAAGCTTCTAAAAAAGTGCAGGCCTTTGCCAAGAGATATTGA
- the dapF gene encoding diaminopimelate epimerase yields the protein MAKVHFTKMEGIGNDYVYVDATKDDLRLSPEQIQKLSDRNFGIGGDGVIFIRASNKGDFQMDMYNADGSSSEMCGNGIRCVGKYVFDHGLTNKKQPKIETGAGILELDLKVNGSGKVEQVSVDMGKPILVPSLIPVKWENENPILEQPLSFLSGLPGYSSYNLKFSVVSMGNPHCIIYVEDPDQFPVREIGPLIENHTELFPRRVNVEFVSLRGKDHLYQRTWERGAGETLACGTGACAVMTASHLNGKTGKDVRIDLRGGTLRVQLLESGHVLMTGPATEVFSGVVEV from the coding sequence TTGGCTAAAGTACATTTTACCAAGATGGAAGGGATCGGAAACGATTACGTATATGTGGATGCGACTAAAGACGATTTACGTCTGAGCCCGGAGCAGATCCAAAAACTTTCCGACCGTAATTTCGGGATCGGAGGTGATGGAGTGATCTTTATTCGCGCATCCAATAAAGGCGATTTCCAAATGGATATGTACAATGCGGATGGTTCTTCCTCCGAGATGTGCGGGAATGGGATCCGTTGCGTCGGAAAATATGTTTTCGATCACGGTCTTACGAATAAAAAACAACCTAAGATAGAAACCGGGGCCGGAATTTTAGAATTAGACCTTAAAGTAAACGGAAGCGGCAAAGTGGAACAGGTTTCCGTGGATATGGGAAAACCGATCTTAGTTCCTTCTTTAATCCCTGTTAAATGGGAGAATGAAAATCCGATCTTAGAACAACCTCTTTCCTTCTTAAGCGGGTTGCCAGGTTATTCTTCTTATAATCTAAAATTCAGCGTTGTAAGTATGGGAAATCCACACTGCATTATTTATGTAGAAGATCCGGATCAATTCCCAGTCAGAGAGATCGGTCCATTGATCGAAAATCATACGGAACTATTTCCCCGCAGAGTGAATGTTGAATTCGTATCCTTAAGAGGAAAAGATCATTTATACCAAAGAACTTGGGAAAGAGGCGCTGGAGAAACATTGGCTTGTGGAACAGGCGCCTGCGCTGTGATGACAGCTTCTCACCTAAATGGTAAAACAGGAAAAGATGTTCGTATAGATCTAAGAGGCGGGACCTTAAGAGTTCAGTTGCTGGAATCAGGCCATGTGTTAATGACCGGTCCTGCTACGGAAGTATTTAGTGGAGTCGTGGAAGTTTAA
- a CDS encoding enoyl-CoA hydratase/isomerase family protein: protein MSETVLYSIEDYTCIISLNRPEKRNAISRELLYQLMSHIERANKDPKIRALVLRGEGSVFCAGADLKERADMSEKEVHKFLDQVGQCFLALENLPFPTIAALDGDAYGGGLEMALCCDFILMSAEAKVGLTETGLGIIPGAGGTQRLPRRVGKTKALELILTASVIDAQTALDIQLANSVWHDSAFMAGKKLASLLSEKAPISLRLAKEAIREGEGEDIQTALKIERKHYNKTLKTEDRIEALKAFREKRKPEFKGK, encoded by the coding sequence ATGAGCGAGACTGTTCTTTATTCCATCGAAGATTATACGTGCATAATCAGTTTAAATCGACCCGAAAAACGAAACGCGATTTCTAGAGAATTGCTTTATCAGCTTATGTCTCATATAGAAAGAGCAAATAAGGACCCAAAAATCCGTGCTCTAGTACTCAGGGGAGAAGGATCCGTATTCTGTGCTGGAGCGGACCTGAAAGAAAGAGCGGATATGTCCGAGAAAGAAGTACATAAATTTCTGGACCAAGTAGGGCAATGTTTTCTGGCTCTGGAAAATCTTCCCTTCCCAACGATCGCTGCCTTGGATGGAGATGCTTACGGCGGTGGATTAGAAATGGCCCTCTGTTGTGATTTTATACTTATGAGTGCAGAAGCAAAAGTGGGTCTTACTGAAACAGGACTTGGTATTATTCCTGGAGCAGGTGGAACCCAGAGACTTCCACGCAGAGTGGGAAAAACAAAAGCATTAGAACTTATTTTAACTGCTTCTGTAATAGATGCGCAAACCGCATTGGATATCCAACTTGCCAATTCTGTTTGGCATGACTCTGCATTTATGGCCGGAAAAAAATTGGCCTCCTTACTTTCCGAAAAAGCACCTATCTCCTTAAGACTTGCTAAAGAAGCGATCAGAGAAGGAGAAGGAGAAGATATACAAACTGCCTTAAAGATAGAAAGGAAACATTATAATAAAACCTTAAAAACGGAAGATAGGATAGAAGCCCTAAAAGCATTCCGAGAAAAAAGAAAACCGGAATTTAAAGGAAAATAG
- a CDS encoding SpoIIE family protein phosphatase, with translation MEISSILQNDVLLNYYSFGSLLSILAFLCTSLFFLFLKEKSSSTMHLALGALFFSFFCSGYFFAAFLYNPIAAYHRWLTVGFILPALIHLGQFLARYPGHANPKMNRNLTIGMYSVAAIGISYFYYITLSSPRKYHFTAHHWDFNAEKASSIIAVLIGLFVLISFLILPIYRMTKTKGRVRFAIGGFMAALLAGGVVPALTNILSRDGWIERSTYLTSIVLLMTLGIFLILVIFLNFSEEKTTFMVKIVGITFVTLMLIMQALVFISNQDKEAEYDTKSIVNMSRALEGGKQIPEMLYIVQWEGGSKNVDYSRYDNQYDLRLPQLEIDFKNTIIFEHMKLLAEENFRNSVKKTLKDTHEYFSGYRASILKFLDDNPNLEGKELKTKLFDHLITLNTAVFVTSNKLDYIFPKEFCVDGRNYLKGVGNKGVIPFKEHLLQKWKEKDGTCTFNEKDLLIGHLKAEVLLYFRPFQPALYRHYRKSLDEHQHFVTYIHYDVKKDVVSEVGYSYRKYREFMHPTAAKQTLILGLVLVVVFFVFPLFFRQSLVTPLNRLLSGVEKVNLGALDVEVKVDLKDEIGFLSDSFNSMVTSIRKARGELQDYAEHLATKVRERTRELSEKIEELQRLKVQQDGDYFLTSLLAKPLFYNANKSPKVSTDFILRQKKQFEFKGKRADLGGDLCVTGNLRLGKENDYKRYTFAMNGDAMGKSMQGAGGSLVMGVVVNSILARSAANDRVLDTTPSEFLTEIYKEMQSVFKSFNGSMVISGTFIVIEDDTGKFWYFNAEHPFSVMYRDGRAGFLETGLTLRKIGLDSEYEFKVHSGRLEPGDVLIVGSDGKDDLDLTPEKEVRTINEDEMLFLQMVEKGQGDLERIEEEVLKVGELTDDLSLLRIEYSPVASPETNGKEDEISDPFDWKFIYKKAKEDYMGGRLSEALGALEGLYKSDPQNTKVTKLLGLLSFKGKNYGKAVEVLNKYLGSDPDLVEYWYYLSLANRRIGRMDEAILAAKRMEELQPDNSMNLINLSDLYRQTEQFELALEYARLALEKDPEDENAQKLVRLIERDRRTS, from the coding sequence ATGGAAATTTCTTCAATCTTACAAAACGATGTTCTGCTGAACTATTATTCTTTCGGAAGTTTGCTATCGATCCTAGCGTTTCTATGCACTTCCTTATTCTTTCTTTTCTTAAAAGAAAAATCCTCCAGCACAATGCATCTTGCATTAGGTGCTCTGTTTTTCTCCTTCTTCTGTTCCGGATACTTTTTCGCAGCATTCTTGTACAATCCGATCGCCGCTTATCACAGATGGTTGACTGTCGGATTTATTTTGCCTGCGCTCATTCACTTGGGTCAGTTTTTAGCACGTTATCCTGGGCATGCGAACCCCAAAATGAACAGAAATCTCACGATCGGAATGTACTCGGTCGCCGCGATCGGTATTTCTTATTTTTATTATATTACTCTTAGCTCTCCTAGAAAATACCACTTCACCGCTCATCACTGGGACTTTAACGCGGAGAAGGCTTCTTCAATTATCGCGGTATTGATCGGACTATTCGTTCTGATCTCATTCTTGATCCTGCCTATCTATAGAATGACCAAAACCAAAGGAAGGGTTCGATTTGCGATCGGCGGTTTTATGGCGGCCCTTCTTGCGGGTGGTGTGGTTCCCGCGCTTACGAATATTCTAAGCCGAGACGGATGGATTGAGCGCTCTACTTATTTAACTTCTATCGTTCTTTTGATGACCTTAGGGATTTTTTTGATCCTTGTGATCTTCTTGAACTTCAGCGAAGAAAAAACCACATTTATGGTCAAGATTGTAGGGATCACTTTTGTGACATTGATGTTGATCATGCAGGCTTTGGTTTTTATCTCCAATCAAGATAAAGAAGCGGAATATGATACCAAAAGTATCGTGAACATGTCGAGAGCACTCGAGGGTGGAAAACAAATCCCTGAGATGTTATATATCGTTCAGTGGGAAGGCGGATCCAAGAATGTGGATTATTCCCGCTACGACAATCAATATGATCTGAGACTCCCTCAGTTAGAGATAGATTTTAAGAATACGATCATCTTCGAGCATATGAAACTTTTGGCCGAAGAGAATTTCAGGAATTCGGTTAAAAAGACCCTGAAAGATACTCATGAATATTTCAGCGGTTATCGAGCCTCTATTCTGAAGTTTTTGGATGATAATCCGAATCTGGAAGGAAAAGAATTAAAAACAAAATTATTCGATCATCTGATCACTTTAAACACGGCCGTTTTCGTAACTTCCAATAAACTGGACTATATCTTCCCGAAAGAATTCTGCGTAGACGGTAGAAATTATCTGAAAGGTGTCGGGAACAAAGGAGTAATTCCGTTCAAAGAACATCTTCTTCAAAAATGGAAGGAGAAGGACGGCACATGTACGTTTAATGAAAAGGATCTGTTGATCGGACATTTAAAGGCGGAAGTACTTTTATATTTCCGTCCATTCCAGCCCGCATTGTACCGCCATTACAGAAAAAGTTTGGATGAACACCAACATTTCGTAACTTATATTCATTATGATGTTAAGAAGGATGTGGTCAGCGAAGTAGGCTATTCTTACCGCAAGTATAGAGAATTTATGCACCCGACTGCCGCAAAACAGACCCTGATTTTGGGTTTGGTTTTGGTAGTTGTATTCTTCGTATTCCCATTATTTTTCCGGCAAAGTTTGGTCACTCCGTTAAACAGGCTATTGTCCGGAGTGGAAAAAGTAAACTTAGGCGCCTTAGATGTAGAAGTGAAAGTGGACTTAAAGGATGAGATCGGATTTTTATCGGACTCATTCAATAGCATGGTAACTTCTATCCGAAAAGCGAGGGGAGAACTCCAAGATTACGCGGAACATTTGGCAACTAAGGTAAGAGAAAGAACTAGAGAACTTTCCGAAAAGATAGAGGAACTCCAACGCCTTAAGGTGCAGCAAGACGGGGATTATTTCTTAACTTCTCTATTAGCTAAACCTCTTTTTTATAATGCGAATAAATCCCCAAAGGTAAGCACTGATTTTATTCTTCGCCAAAAGAAACAATTCGAGTTCAAAGGCAAACGTGCTGACTTGGGTGGAGACCTTTGTGTGACTGGAAACCTTCGTCTCGGAAAAGAGAACGATTATAAACGTTATACTTTTGCGATGAACGGAGATGCAATGGGTAAGTCCATGCAAGGAGCAGGAGGCTCTCTCGTGATGGGAGTTGTGGTTAACTCCATTCTTGCAAGGTCCGCAGCGAACGACAGGGTCTTGGATACGACTCCTTCCGAATTTTTAACCGAAATTTATAAAGAGATGCAGTCCGTTTTCAAATCATTCAACGGATCAATGGTGATCTCCGGAACTTTCATAGTTATCGAAGACGATACGGGTAAATTCTGGTATTTTAACGCGGAGCACCCTTTCTCAGTAATGTATAGAGATGGAAGAGCTGGATTCTTAGAAACAGGACTCACACTTAGAAAGATCGGATTGGATTCGGAATACGAGTTCAAAGTCCACTCCGGAAGATTAGAACCTGGTGACGTATTGATCGTTGGTTCCGACGGTAAGGACGACTTAGATCTCACTCCTGAAAAGGAAGTCCGCACCATCAATGAAGATGAAATGCTTTTCCTACAAATGGTGGAGAAGGGCCAAGGTGATCTGGAAAGGATCGAAGAAGAAGTACTGAAAGTTGGGGAGTTAACCGACGACCTTTCTCTTCTTAGAATTGAATATTCTCCTGTTGCTTCTCCGGAAACAAACGGAAAAGAAGATGAGATCTCCGATCCTTTTGATTGGAAGTTCATTTATAAAAAAGCGAAAGAAGATTATATGGGCGGCCGTTTGAGCGAGGCTCTCGGCGCACTCGAAGGCCTATACAAATCGGATCCTCAAAACACAAAAGTGACCAAGCTGCTAGGACTTCTTAGCTTTAAAGGTAAAAATTACGGCAAGGCAGTGGAAGTTCTGAACAAGTATCTAGGATCCGATCCTGACTTAGTAGAATACTGGTATTATCTTTCTTTGGCGAATCGCAGGATCGGAAGAATGGACGAAGCGATCTTGGCTGCAAAAAGAATGGAGGAACTCCAACCGGATAATTCCATGAACCTGATCAATCTTTCCGACTTATACCGTCAGACTGAACAATTTGAATTAGCATTGGAATATGCTCGTTTGGCTCTGGAGAAGGACCCGGAAGACGAGAACGCTCAGAAATTAGTAAGACTGATCGAAAGAGATAGAAGAACTTCTTAA
- a CDS encoding HAD family hydrolase has protein sequence MAVLLDLDNTVFDSIGIYEFTIREMEKKAKTLGLSSSKEFKKAYDIVRAEVKKELPNNPVNRLRILYFKKMSELLFGKLDPAFVLKLDAVYFGFFLQGIKDWKKKNSTEFKKILSLLRALQEVQDLIIITNESLRTQLLKLSVLFPKDIQYRLVTSEESGAEKPSALIFNKALMGADPKKSYIIGDSLKDDVGGGLSFGLESFYLKSPISSAKTKSVLEKKSLEGKEYWESPDLSSALNYILSLEKGIVL, from the coding sequence ATGGCAGTTCTTTTGGATTTGGATAATACGGTCTTCGATTCTATAGGGATCTATGAGTTTACGATCCGTGAAATGGAAAAAAAAGCAAAGACCTTGGGCCTCTCTTCTTCCAAAGAATTTAAAAAGGCCTATGATATCGTTCGTGCGGAAGTGAAAAAAGAACTTCCGAATAATCCAGTCAATCGACTGCGTATTCTTTATTTTAAGAAGATGTCTGAACTTCTTTTTGGAAAGTTGGATCCTGCTTTTGTTTTGAAATTAGACGCCGTTTATTTCGGTTTTTTTTTGCAAGGGATCAAAGATTGGAAAAAGAAGAATTCCACCGAGTTCAAAAAGATTTTGTCCTTATTAAGGGCCCTGCAAGAAGTCCAGGACCTGATCATTATCACAAATGAATCTCTCAGAACTCAATTATTGAAATTATCCGTTCTATTTCCAAAAGACATTCAATATAGATTAGTAACCTCAGAAGAAAGCGGAGCAGAAAAACCTTCCGCTTTGATCTTTAATAAGGCTTTAATGGGGGCAGATCCTAAAAAGTCTTATATCATAGGAGATTCTTTAAAGGATGATGTAGGTGGAGGACTTAGTTTCGGGTTAGAATCCTTTTATCTGAAAAGCCCTATCTCTTCCGCTAAGACCAAATCGGTTTTGGAAAAGAAAAGTTTAGAAGGAAAAGAATATTGGGAATCTCCCGATCTATCCTCCGCTTTAAACTATATCTTGAGTTTGGAGAAAGGGATCGTTCTTTAA
- a CDS encoding VOC family protein, which produces MIIVEGIDYIVIPTGDIEASVKFYSELFDFETIEEKGNEFAIIGLDSVNIKLLNTNGVKSSLTEVKSPVLSFVLDVDDFTEAIVELESKSVQIVRGPEARDGGEFLHFLDPSGNILEINYKED; this is translated from the coding sequence ATGATCATCGTAGAAGGAATCGATTATATTGTAATACCTACCGGGGATATAGAAGCCTCTGTAAAATTCTATTCCGAACTATTTGATTTCGAGACGATCGAGGAAAAAGGAAACGAATTCGCAATCATCGGTTTGGATTCAGTGAACATTAAACTCCTCAATACCAACGGAGTTAAAAGTTCTTTAACCGAAGTTAAATCCCCAGTCCTCAGTTTCGTATTGGATGTGGATGACTTTACCGAAGCGATCGTAGAACTCGAGTCCAAGTCGGTTCAGATCGTGAGAGGACCGGAAGCGAGAGACGGAGGAGAGTTCCTTCATTTCTTAGATCCGTCCGGTAATATTTTAGAGATCAATTACAAAGAAGATTAA
- a CDS encoding LIC10067 family putative lipoprotein: protein MRFQIRILAIILSLFIFGLGCSTGKDSDLASQLGLGNPVITEIDPPSGSPPIGTTVGTTVTIKGRLFSADKNLTTVKFNGVSASVLSATSTEIVTVVPAGASTGTLFVTKEGPVICDENNGDTATNCYGRKFYIDCYKSFDNLYGEELGVTYPDSKTFAISGQTGTKALRIDLNPDGPTNVKIACDTYLIYSKFSKTCGRTDVGTFGDTSTWIFEPTLTFSSYYTVQMFVTAGKGDCTVSFP, encoded by the coding sequence ATGCGATTTCAGATTCGGATCTTAGCTATTATTTTATCTCTATTTATCTTTGGACTTGGTTGTTCTACCGGTAAGGACTCGGACCTTGCCAGCCAGTTAGGTTTGGGAAATCCAGTGATCACAGAAATTGATCCCCCTAGCGGATCTCCTCCAATCGGAACAACTGTAGGAACAACAGTCACTATTAAGGGCCGTTTATTCTCTGCGGATAAAAACTTAACAACGGTTAAATTTAACGGAGTGTCTGCAAGTGTTCTGAGCGCGACCAGCACAGAGATCGTAACCGTGGTCCCTGCCGGAGCTTCTACCGGGACATTGTTTGTGACCAAAGAAGGGCCGGTTATTTGTGATGAGAATAACGGAGATACGGCTACTAACTGTTACGGTAGGAAGTTTTATATAGATTGTTATAAGTCTTTCGACAATCTATACGGCGAAGAATTAGGAGTCACTTATCCCGATTCTAAAACTTTTGCAATTTCAGGCCAGACAGGAACAAAAGCACTTAGGATTGACCTGAATCCTGACGGACCCACCAACGTTAAGATCGCCTGTGATACGTATCTGATCTATTCCAAGTTTTCCAAGACCTGCGGCCGCACGGATGTAGGAACTTTTGGAGATACAAGCACTTGGATATTTGAACCTACTTTGACCTTCTCCAGTTATTATACAGTCCAGATGTTCGTTACAGCCGGAAAGGGAGATTGTACAGTATCTTTTCCTTAA